The following proteins come from a genomic window of Heyndrickxia acidicola:
- a CDS encoding aldo/keto reductase, producing METVTLSNGIKMPILGFGVYQIPDLEECERVVGQAIEVGYRSIDTAQAYGNEEAVGNAVCKSGIPRAEFFITTKVWISNAGYEKAKASIDESLRKLQTDYIDLLLIHQPFNDYYGTYRAMEEYYKAGKIKAIGVSNFYPDRFIDIAKFSEIPPMVNQVETHVFNQQKQARKIMEKYGTKIESWGPFAEGRNDFFNNETLKEIGEQYGKTVAQVALRYLIQRNVVVIPKTVTKERMVQNFDVFDFALSNEDMDKIAKLDQEQSLFFSHYSPETVEMITGLVR from the coding sequence ATGGAAACTGTTACTTTATCCAATGGAATTAAGATGCCAATTTTAGGTTTCGGAGTATATCAAATTCCTGACCTTGAAGAATGTGAACGTGTTGTGGGTCAAGCAATTGAAGTGGGGTATCGTTCTATCGATACTGCTCAAGCTTATGGGAATGAAGAGGCTGTTGGGAATGCAGTTTGTAAAAGTGGCATACCCCGTGCGGAATTCTTCATTACAACCAAAGTTTGGATTTCCAATGCTGGCTATGAGAAAGCAAAAGCATCAATAGACGAGTCTTTACGAAAGTTACAAACAGACTACATTGATTTACTGTTGATTCATCAACCATTTAATGATTACTATGGTACTTATCGTGCTATGGAAGAGTATTATAAGGCGGGAAAAATCAAAGCAATTGGTGTAAGTAATTTCTACCCTGACCGTTTCATTGATATTGCTAAGTTTAGTGAAATCCCCCCAATGGTGAACCAGGTCGAAACCCATGTATTTAACCAACAAAAACAAGCTCGAAAAATAATGGAAAAATACGGAACCAAAATTGAGTCTTGGGGACCTTTTGCAGAAGGAAGAAATGATTTCTTTAACAATGAAACTTTAAAAGAGATTGGTGAGCAATATGGTAAAACTGTTGCTCAAGTGGCCCTACGTTATCTCATTCAACGGAATGTTGTTGTCATTCCTAAAACGGTAACGAAAGAACGAATGGTTCAAAATTTTGATGTCTTTGATTTTGCTTTATCAAACGAAGATATGGATAAAATTGCGAAACTAGATCAAGAACAAAGTTTATTCTTCTCACATTACTCTCCTGAAACAGTTGAAATGATAACAGGACTAGTTAGATAA
- a CDS encoding aldo/keto reductase: MKMRELGNSGLRVSAIGLGCMGMDHAYGKPADRDDMVKLIRRAVELGCNFFDTAVVYGESNEELLGEALAPVREQVVIATKFGITGTKIVSDRPQHILNSTPESIREQVEGSLKRLKVDCIDLYYQHRIDPNVEPEAVAATMKELMAEGKIKAWGLSNAPIDYMKRAHAVCPIAAIENQYSMMWRETEKGLFDFCEELGISFVAYSPLGNGFLSGKYTKDTKYEEGDFRSFMGRFKPEVIDHNQALLKLIAEVAESKNAPSAQVVLAWELAQKPFIIPIPGTTKLHRLEENLGGADIELTIEELDSLNRALTKIDVDETHF, translated from the coding sequence ATGAAAATGAGAGAATTAGGAAACAGCGGCTTAAGAGTCTCTGCGATTGGTTTAGGTTGTATGGGAATGGATCATGCTTATGGAAAGCCTGCTGATCGTGATGATATGGTCAAATTGATTCGTAGAGCTGTTGAACTAGGCTGTAATTTCTTTGATACTGCTGTTGTTTATGGAGAATCCAATGAAGAATTACTGGGCGAAGCACTTGCACCAGTAAGAGAACAAGTTGTGATTGCGACAAAATTTGGAATCACTGGGACAAAAATTGTAAGTGATCGCCCTCAACATATTTTAAATAGCACACCAGAATCCATTAGAGAACAAGTGGAGGGTTCCTTAAAAAGATTGAAAGTAGATTGCATTGATTTGTATTATCAACATCGTATTGACCCAAATGTAGAACCAGAAGCTGTTGCAGCAACGATGAAAGAATTAATGGCAGAAGGGAAAATTAAAGCATGGGGATTATCGAATGCACCAATTGATTATATGAAACGTGCACATGCTGTTTGTCCGATTGCTGCTATTGAAAATCAATACTCCATGATGTGGCGTGAAACCGAAAAAGGATTATTTGATTTTTGTGAAGAGTTAGGGATTTCATTTGTTGCTTACAGTCCACTAGGAAATGGTTTCCTAAGCGGAAAATATACAAAAGATACAAAATATGAAGAAGGTGACTTTAGAAGCTTCATGGGAAGATTTAAGCCCGAAGTCATTGACCATAACCAAGCGTTATTAAAATTAATTGCAGAAGTTGCTGAAAGCAAAAATGCACCATCTGCTCAAGTTGTATTAGCATGGGAATTAGCTCAAAAACCATTTATTATTCCAATTCCAGGTACTACAAAATTACACCGATTAGAAGAAAACTTAGGTGGAGCCGATATAGAATTAACAATAGAAGAATTAGACAGCCTAAATCGTGCTTTAACTAAAATTGATGTTGATGAAACACACTTCTAA
- a CDS encoding TetR/AcrR family transcriptional regulator: MPKIDRRIAKSQEAIKKALIELMSEKSFDDITIQDISDRADVSRGTIYLHYLDKFDLLDKLIEEHINEMGEICESTSDMEYKDANLPWFDYLKSHYLFFSTMLASKGAPSFRRQFQEFLVEEFKDEVDTSKGKNHELNEDVLLQFIVTSYVGIVEWWITNGMPHPPQVMAEQVGILLERNL, translated from the coding sequence ATGCCTAAAATAGATAGAAGAATAGCTAAAAGCCAAGAAGCAATAAAAAAAGCCCTTATTGAACTGATGTCAGAAAAAAGTTTTGATGACATCACGATACAGGATATTTCTGATAGGGCAGATGTTAGCCGAGGAACTATTTATCTTCATTACTTGGATAAATTTGACCTATTGGATAAGCTCATTGAGGAGCATATAAACGAAATGGGAGAAATTTGCGAATCCACATCTGATATGGAGTATAAAGATGCGAATCTGCCATGGTTTGATTACCTCAAAAGTCATTATTTATTTTTTTCCACAATGTTAGCGAGTAAAGGTGCCCCTTCTTTTCGCAGGCAGTTCCAAGAGTTTCTTGTGGAAGAATTCAAAGATGAAGTCGATACCTCAAAAGGAAAGAACCATGAATTAAACGAGGATGTTCTTCTTCAATTTATTGTCACTTCGTATGTTGGGATAGTGGAATGGTGGATCACGAATGGAATGCCTCATCCACCTCAAGTCATGGCCGAACAAGTTGGAATTTTGTTAGAGAGGAATCTATAA
- a CDS encoding NAD(P)-dependent alcohol dehydrogenase, producing MCNHQNKIITRVLSVPNAKAPFEKTTIERRDLRPDDVLIDIKYCGICHSDIHNAHNDFGSGVFPMVPGHEIAGVVTAVGSAVTKFAVGDRVGVGCFVDSCGECEFCLKGEEQFCKKGVVVVFNSIGYDGDLTYGGYSQKIVVKDKFVVRIPDGLDLAVASPLLCAGITTYSPLKHWNVGPGKKVAIVGMGGLGHIAVQFAHALGAEVTVLSQTMNKKEEAFGFGADHYFATGDPATFSELAGQFDLILNTVSANIDVDAYLSTLNVDGTLVNVGLPNKPDQYNVFSLFAGRRSIAASNVGGIRETQEMLDYAAQNGIAPMIEVIGVDQVDEAYERILRSDVRYRFVIDIATL from the coding sequence ATGTGTAATCATCAAAATAAAATTATCACACGCGTATTAAGTGTTCCGAATGCAAAAGCCCCTTTTGAAAAAACGACAATTGAACGGAGAGATTTACGGCCAGATGATGTTTTAATCGATATAAAATATTGTGGTATCTGCCATTCTGATATTCATAACGCGCACAATGATTTTGGCAGTGGTGTCTTTCCGATGGTTCCAGGCCATGAAATTGCAGGTGTTGTGACGGCTGTAGGATCCGCAGTTACAAAATTTGCTGTTGGTGACCGTGTTGGCGTCGGTTGCTTTGTTGACTCCTGTGGAGAATGTGAATTCTGCCTTAAAGGTGAAGAGCAATTCTGTAAAAAAGGTGTTGTGGTGGTATTTAATTCAATAGGCTACGACGGTGATTTAACATATGGTGGATATAGCCAAAAAATTGTTGTAAAGGATAAGTTTGTTGTCCGTATTCCAGACGGACTAGATCTTGCTGTAGCAAGCCCATTACTTTGTGCAGGCATCACTACGTACTCTCCATTAAAACATTGGAACGTCGGACCAGGTAAGAAGGTTGCGATTGTGGGAATGGGAGGACTTGGCCACATAGCAGTGCAATTTGCCCATGCTTTGGGTGCTGAAGTTACTGTGCTAAGTCAAACTATGAATAAAAAAGAAGAAGCCTTTGGCTTTGGAGCAGACCATTATTTCGCAACCGGTGATCCTGCTACGTTTAGTGAGTTGGCTGGTCAATTTGATCTTATTTTAAACACAGTATCTGCGAATATCGACGTAGATGCCTATCTATCAACTCTTAACGTAGATGGAACACTTGTAAATGTAGGTTTACCAAACAAACCAGATCAGTACAATGTCTTCTCCCTATTCGCTGGCCGCCGCAGCATTGCTGCTTCTAACGTTGGTGGAATTAGGGAAACTCAAGAGATGCTCGATTACGCCGCACAAAATGGGATTGCTCCTATGATTGAAGTAATCGGTGTTGACCAAGTTGACGAAGCATATGAGCGAATTCTTCGCAG
- a CDS encoding nuclear transport factor 2 family protein — protein sequence MSEDKQKILAVYQQIDDAMVNKATLSLANILDDNYVLVHMTGYHQSKQEWLEQIDNEQMKYFQIMPQKTTITIDGNTATLICDTKIDARIYGFSNTWSMRMEMHFEKRENNWVPVNTIATCK from the coding sequence ATGAGCGAAGATAAACAAAAAATTCTAGCAGTTTATCAACAAATTGATGATGCAATGGTTAATAAAGCTACTTTAAGCTTGGCTAACATCCTTGATGACAATTATGTACTAGTACACATGACAGGTTATCATCAATCTAAGCAAGAATGGCTTGAACAAATTGATAATGAGCAAATGAAATACTTCCAAATCATGCCCCAAAAAACAACCATCACAATAGATGGTAATACTGCTACTCTCATTTGTGATACTAAAATTGATGCTAGAATTTATGGTTTTAGTAACACGTGGAGTATGAGAATGGAAATGCATTTTGAGAAACGCGAAAACAATTGGGTTCCAGTAAATACTATAGCAACATGTAAATAA